Proteins encoded together in one Chiloscyllium plagiosum isolate BGI_BamShark_2017 chromosome 3, ASM401019v2, whole genome shotgun sequence window:
- the LOC122547311 gene encoding interleukin-20 receptor subunit alpha-like: protein MPLTAFLWVIFLSLSEVTGHLCRSPLPAPSNVHFWSVNLQNVVLWELPREKRCKILFSVQYKIYGEKDWKNKKECQNITRTYCDVSNETADSEEYYYARVRAISRAGFSDWNKSGRFNPKVETNISSPKVEVKVGVCSISITLTVPKKWKTNNEPRAISLAKIFHDLKYNLTVTNRKTNKSLIFPDSGKFKKVDTLEHDTTYCVTAQTVEYSFHRISEPSETVCATTPKDPVKQMIKMILLGCVLPIFVFIFLFTLLGCFMYKYVYTSDQKQPVNLLLQYQPSKTFIFIPPEPLKVNVMVLENTDKKALSNGCIAADNGDAPLTSLVSSKSAKEWNGLPLLISNSKVVYEPQGTEKPTTKECASSNENVVQVSYQPQPNNHGVQSHPSNGRETQNVVQYGIVLENLIQPQQKLDIQLPSVKCTELPHVGYKSQLQTQPLDKNATQHSIDYSFIGAGSTRDLYCKQVFHSPDGEDEPQQTIYTYCSQARSKNTQTIMSDTNCNRVGSYGPICPQHDVLYLPTMRQELEQCDYMSQFQTQLLTGKTVLGDDDHCSSTLVSNFHLLNEEQHDEVEEPDTTILDWDINTGRLTISDSENSIFLKHTAEPETDLLSSLYAKDLSDEPIVTEEENYLSQFQKQWKLHVQA, encoded by the exons gacatctctgcagaagccCATTACCTGCACCAAGTAATGTGCACTTCTGGTCAGTCAATCTGCAGAACGTTGTGCTCTGGGAGCTGCCTAGAGAGAAAAGATGCAAGATATTGTTCAGTGTACAGTATAAAAT ATATGGAGAAAAAGATTGGAAGAACAAAAAGGAATGCCAGAACATTACCAGAACATACTGTGATGTTTCAAATGAGACAGCTGACAGTGAAGAATATTACTATGCCAGAGTAAGAGCTATTTCAAGAGCAGGATTTTCAGATTGGAATAAAAGTGGAAGATTCAATCCAAAGGTGGAAA CAAACATCAGTTCTCCAAAAGTAGAAGTAAAAGTTGGGGTCTGTTCCATCTCCATTACTTTGACGGTTCCCAAAAAGTGGAAGACAAACAATGAGCCTCGAGCTATTTCACTGGCTAAAATTTTTCATGACTTAAAATACAATTTGACTGTTACCAATAGAAAGACAAATAAGTCG CTCATTTTCCCTGACAGTGGTAAATTCAAAAAAGTGGATACCCTGGAGCATGATACCACATATTGTGTGACAGCTCAAACAGTGGAATATTCCTTTCACAGAATAAGTGAACCATCTGAGACTGTTTGTGCAACAACTCCAAAAG ATCCTGTGAAACAAATGATCAAAATGATCCTGCTTGGATGTGTTCTACcaatctttgttttcatttttctgttcaCGTTACTGGGCTGTTTCATGTACAAATATGTGTACACCAGTGACCAGAAGCAACCTGTAAATCTG CTACTACAGTATCAGCCATCAAAGACATTCATATTTATCCCACCTGAGCCTCTGAAGGTTAACGTTATGGTTTTAGAAAATACGGATAAAAAAGCATTGTCAAATGGTTGCATAGCTGCTGACAATGGTGATGCACCTTTAACCTCCCTAGTCAGCAGCAAGTCTGCCAAAGAATGGAATGGCCTACCTTTGTTAATAAGCAACAGCAAAGTTGTATACGAGCCTCAGGGTACGGAAAAGCCAACAACAAAAGAGTGTGCAAGTAGCAATGAGAATGTTGTGCAGGTTTCCTATCAACCCCAACCAAATAATCACGGAGTTCAATCCCATCCCTCAAATGGAAGGGAGACACAGAATGTTGTTCAATATGGAATCGTACTGGAGAACCTGATTCAGCCTCAGCAGAAGCTAGACATCCAGCTGCCAAGTGTGAAGTGTACAGAACTGCCACACGTTGGGTACAAATCACAACTCCAAACACAGCCTCTGGACAAAAATGCTACACAGCACAGTATTGATTATAGTTTCATTGGAGCAGGTTCCACTCGTGATTTATATTGTAAGCAAGTTTTCCACAGTCCCGATGGGGAGGATGAGCCACAGCAGACTATCTACACGTACTGTTCACAGGCAAGGAGTAAGAACACACAAACTATAATGAGTGATACCAATTGCAACAGAGTTGGATCATATGGACCTATTTGTCCGCAACATGATGTGCTTTACCTGCCAACAATGCGCCAGGAACTAGAACAGTGTGATTATATGTCACAATTTCAAACACAGCTATTAACTGGAAAGACTGTACTAGGTGATGATGACCATTGTTCTAGTACATTAGTTAGTAACTTCCACTTACTGAATGAAGAACAGCATGATGAAGTTGAGGAGCCAGATACAACAATATTAGATTGGGATATCAATACTGGAAGGTTGACCATTTCAGATTCAGAGAACAGTATTTTTCTGAAACATACTGCAGAGCCAGAGACTGATCTTCTTTCTTCACTATATGCCAAAGATCTTTCAGATGAGCCAATAGTGACTGAAGAAGAGAATTACTTATCACAGTTCCAAAAACAATGGAAACTGCATGTACAGGCATAG